AGACTGTTACTGAACGAGCTTTCCCCAGACTAAAACACGGCCATCCAAAGTTGGTTAAATTGTTCAGGAGCCAGGGGTTTTGTTCAACTTTCCTTCCTTTTACTGTGCTGAGGATTTCCCTCTTATTTCCAGTCTCTAACTAAAGTGGAATAATTGTAAAACAAAGGACCTTTTACACAAACTTGACATTTGAGCTATCTTTGGCAGAAGGAGATTGGTTAGcgcagttggctggacagctggtttgcaatgccgAATAATATTAACAGCTTGGGTTCACTTCAGCcttagctgaggttaccataaagtaTTCTCTCTATGCCTCCCCATGCCTGAGGCCTGGTCACACTCACATTAAACCATCTCTCTCTAACAAgggagcagccccatggtctgaTAAGACTCGGACAACTTTACTGTTACCTTGGCACAGTCCCATCCTTGAAATGTACATAATAAAAAGGTTTTGATATGAGAATGGCCTAATGAAAAGGCTCATTCTAGTAGCAGGCGGTATCACAGGTTTATTTTGGTATCGTTTACAGCTTGTAGTTTAACAGAGAAAATCCCTGAAGCACTCTGTTAGATAAAATCAATTAAATGTGTGGTTTACAAGTGCCACTCGTGAGAGTTAAGAGGCCCACATGGTTCAGAGCTTCCAACAGGTTAAATACTTATATGTTTCCATGTAGATGATAACACAAATGTTTGTCTACTCTCTGTCATTGTTCAGGGACGGTGTGGCTCATGCTGGGCTTTCAGTGCAACTGGATCACTTGAAGGACAGCTTTTTAAGAGAACAGGAAAGCTGATTTCTCTGAGTGAGCAGAACTTGGTTGACTGTGATTGGAAAAGCTGTAGCTGTTGTGGTGGACATGTACATAATGCTTTGGAGTACGTAAAACAAAATGGTATTAATTCAGAACTTTCCTATCCCTACACAGCCAAGGTAAGCTTTAAATTAATTCATCCTTTTTTCTGAAGCATCTCATTACTTACTTAGCTGtctctttttaaattaaatattgagGTGTGAATGTTGTTTTTTTATAATTTAGCAAGGTGAATGTATCTCATTACTTAATAAGTTgtttatttttaacttaaataTTAAGGtgtgaatgttttgttttttaaCATACTTTAGAACGGTAAATGCCACTTTAACAGAAGTGATATTGTCACCCGTTGTGCTTGTGTGAAATGCATTCAACAAAATTCTGAGCATCAACTCGCTGCAGCAGTGGCTCAGGTTGGACCCATTTCTGTTGCTATCGATGCAAGTCACAAATCTTTCAGTCTTTATAAAAGCGGTAAGAAACAAAATTCATTCACGCTTGGCCTTTTACTGTGCTGAGGATTTCCCTCTTATTTCCAGTCTCTAACTAAAGTGGAACAATTGTAAAACAAAGGACCCTTTGCACAAACTTGACACTTGAGCAATCTTTGGCAGAAGGGGATCAGTTAGcgcagttggctggatagctggtttgcaatgccgAATAATATTAACAGCTTGGGTTCACTTCAGCATTAGCTAGGTCTCCCCTTGCCCGAGGCCTGGTCACACTCAGATTAAACCATCTCTCTCTAACAAgggagcagccccatggtctgaTAAGACTAGGACAACTTTACTTTTACCTTGGCACAGTCCCATCCTTGAAATGTACATGATAAAAAGGTTTTGATGTGAGAGTGGCCTAATGAAAAGGCTTTTTGTCGTAGCAGGCTGTATCACAGGTTTATTTTGGTATCGTTTACAGCTTGTAGTTTGACAAAGAAAAACCCTGAAGCACTTTGTTAGATAAGATCAATTAAATGTGTGGTTTACAAGTGCCCCTAATGTGAGACTTAAGAGGCCCACATGGTTCAGAGCTTCCAACAGGTTAAatactttatatgtttctatgtagAAGATAAAACAAATGTTTGTCTACTCTCTGTCATTGTTCAGGGACTGTGTCTCTCATGCTGGGCTTTCAGTGCAACTGGATCACTTGAAGGACAGCTTTTTAAGAGAACAGGAAAGCTGATTCCTCTGAGTGAGCAGAACTTGGTTGACTGTGATCGGAAAAGCCATGGATGTAATCGTGGATTTGTACATAGTGCTTTGGAGTATGTAAAACAAAATGGGATTAACTCTGAATTTTCCTATTCCTACACAGCCGAGGTAATCTTGAAATTAATTCATGTGTTTTTAGGAAGTAATTGAAATTGTTTCTCATTATTTAATTAGCTCTctctttttaatttaaatattgaggtgtgaatgttttttttataatttagCAAGGTGAATGCCACTTTAACAGAAGTGATATTGTCACCCGTTGTGCGTGTGTGAAATGCATTCAACAAAATTCTGAGCATCAACTCGCTGCAGCAGTGGCTCAGGTTGGACCCATTTCTGTTGCTATCGATGCAAGTCACAAATCTTTCAGTCTTTATAAAAGCGGTAAGAAACAAAATTCATTCACGCTTGGAATACTGTTCAAAAGTAAAGATTTTTCATATTCAATGTGCTATCCATTTAGAAGATATTTGCCATCATCGTTTTAACCACTTAGTAAAGCAGGACAAAAGTTCATGGGAATGTGTTGGAAATACAGTTTTTCTTATCAAAACTCAGAGTGCCCTTGTCATTCAAAACACAAATCTCTCATTTGCTCCCCCCAATTGGTGAAATATTCAGTGGGACTTCCCATGATTCAACGCTAAGAGCGCTGCTGCTTTCAGTCTGCATTCATGATGTAGCCTCAATTTGAAGATGACCTGAAATGCAGTGAACAATCCAAAAAATGGCTTGTTGTTGGTAAATCATCACAAGTTGCCTTTAATTGAGCTACTTATTAGGCAATCCTACAGACAATtaagtactgaaacaatgatttaatgTTTGTTCCATGTAGCAACCAAGATAAGAtccctcaagtaagcaagttaatCCTCATAACCTGACTTGGTGACTATCAGATATATGGTGAAATCCGGCCTGGATTCCAAGCAAAA
The window above is part of the Chiloscyllium plagiosum isolate BGI_BamShark_2017 unplaced genomic scaffold, ASM401019v2 scaf_8361, whole genome shotgun sequence genome. Proteins encoded here:
- the LOC122545915 gene encoding cathepsin L-like, translating into GRCGSCWAFSATGSLEGQLFKRTGKLISLSEQNLVDCDWKSCSCCGGHVHNALEYVKQNGINSELSYPYTAKNGKCHFNRSDIVTRCACVKCIQQNSEHQLAAAVAQVGPISVAIDASHKSFSLYKSACSLTKKNPEALC
- the LOC122545916 gene encoding cathepsin L-like; the protein is MVQSFQQVKYFICFYVEDKTNVCLLSVIVQGLCLSCWAFSATGSLEGQLFKRTGKLIPLSEQNLVDCDRKSHGCNRGFVHSALEYVKQNGINSEFSYSYTAEQGECHFNRSDIVTRCACVKCIQQNSEHQLAAAVAQVGPISVAIDASHKSFSLYKS